The Loxodonta africana isolate mLoxAfr1 chromosome 12, mLoxAfr1.hap2, whole genome shotgun sequence genome segment CACCAGACATGTCAGCTGTCTGCCCCGGTCTCCTGGGCCTAAATCCCAAGTGCCACGATCAGGAGGGGCTGCGCCCTCTCTCTTGATCATATTCAGGGGACACGCCCGCACTCATTCTCAGCCGGCCTGGGCCATACCCTGCAGTGATGCCCCCATCATCACCCACCTCCTGGGAGTGTGATGCACTTGCATGCCAGGGTCATCAATCAGTGCCCCATCAGTCCCCTGGGGGTCACTATGGCTCAGGGAAAGGATCAGGCCTGCCATGCTGTGTGTGACCTTGGTCACTGGACTCTCTCCCAGGTCAGCATCCTCTTTGCTAGATGAGGTCACCTCACTGTGTCCAGGGCGCTGGGAAATGGGTGTGTGGTGGCCCTGCACAGGTGAGGGGTGGGCAAAGAGAGGCTACTCTTCAGTAACATTCCAACCTGCCCCCCAACCAGCAACACTGACCCAGGGACAGGGGATGGAGGGATGTGACAGTTTGGGGCACCTCCATCTGTCCTCCCTGTGCCCCTCTTTCATTTGCAAGGGTCCTGCGTGGACTAATAGTTCCATGGGTGtccccaggcagctccatggCTAGTCCCTTGAATGCCACATCTGAGCTGTGGGGAGGGGGCTTGAGGGAAAGAAATACCCCTTCTCGGGGAGGAGCTTTCCTTCCTGACCTGATCCCTCAATGTCAGCAAGTGAGGGATGTAGTGCCTCAGAGCAATGAGAGGCGAGTGGGAAGTGGGAAGACAGGTGACTCTAGGGCACTGTCCACTTGCCACTGTTACCTGAAAGGGCAACACTGCCAATGACACTTTCCTTGACGGTCAGGGCCACTGGACCAGACTGAGTACAAAGACAAGGGTGTCACCCCAGCAGGTGGTAGAAGACCTGGGCTGCCCAGGTATGATGCCAATCCCTTCTCCGCCCTGGGGCCCTCGGTGCCCTCAGTGCTCCCAGAGGTCAGTGTTACCCAGCTTCCAGGCACTGGTGCAGGCTTGACCAAATATTCAGCTTTGGGGTTGCAGGCAGCCCTGGACCCCATGGGTTGAAGCTCTGGTGCTTTTGGGGGACTGGCCAGGGTGGGGTCAAGCGTTCACAtacatcctcctttctaaggaatTTGCTGCTCTGAGGCTTTGGGTAGCTAAAGTCACCTGGTGCCAGTGACCTTAGCAGGGGCCTCTTCTCCTCAGCTGGCATGGGCATGGGAGGCACGTCCTCAGAAGTAGTGCTCCCGGGTCGGCAAAGGTGTGCGGGGTCGGCAAAGGTGTTCCAGCACAACCCTCCAAGTTTGGGTTTGGAGTTTCTTGTTCACAGATCAGGCCCTCTGCTGGCCGGGTCAGCGACAGGGCGTCACTCTCCTGAGGCTGCAGCGGTCACTCAGTAGGGCTGCGATGACTTGGGGGTGGTGCACGGTTGGGGAACCGGGTGCGCTGGCGCAGGGTCACCCGTTGGCAAGCTCGGAGACGCTGGTGGCTCCCAGCGGCCGTCCAAAGGGAGGGATGGTGCCGTTCTTGGGGCGGCCAGTTCATCGCCTTCGCGGAAAGAATCCGAGCCGCCCTAGAGGAGTGCCGGGCCGGAGGCCAACTCGCGGGGGCGGCCTCAAGAGGGGACTCCGAGACGCAGCTCAGCGTTTGTCTCAAGGGAAACGTCCCCTCTCCGGCCCTGCCGCCCCCACCAGAGCTGCATACCCCCCGCTTCCCCCCGGGCACGCCCACCTTCTCCTCTCCCCGCGCCCAGGGCGCAGAGGCGAGGAGCCGCCTCCGTCTCCGCCGACCACCCAGGGCTGCACAGCCTCGGCGCCCCACACCCGGGTCACGCCCGGAAGGTCCCGGGCTCTCGCGTCCGGCCACGCCATCCGCCGGGCTGCCCCGGGGACTCGACAGCCGGGGTCAGCTCGCCCGCGCCCAGGGCCCCAGCCAGTGGTTTCTACGCTGTCTTCCGGCCGGGCCGGGGCCTTGGGTCACCCGGCTCCGCGCACGGCCTGCAGACTTGGGTGCGCTGGGTGGCCCCTGCACATCGTGCCGGGCGGCGGGCGGGGACCCGCTTTGGCGCTCCGCGGTCGAGTCTCCCCGGGGCCGCAGGCTGGCAGGGATGTCCCCGGCTCATTCTGGCTGCGGTCCAGACGTCTGGGCTCGAGACATGTGGGGGTGAAAAGCCCCTGAGGTGTCGCTTCTCTGCAGGACCGGGGTGATGGGGAGCACAGGAGACACGACCGTCTGCGGAGAGTCCCGGCGGGCTCAGGGCACCCAGGGCGCCCTGCCACCTCTCTCCTCCTCGGCTCTCTTGAGGGTAGCCAGGGGCCCCAGCTCATCCTGGCGGCGGGGCGCGCGGGGCACGGGCAGGCCACGTGGGGCACGCGGGGTGGGGCGGGGACCAGGGCGGCTTCTTGAAGGGTGGGGGGAGCGGAGGGGTCAGGCTCCGCCTCGGGGGGCGGGGTGCTCTCCGACCAATGagggccgggccggggcggggcctgGTGGCAACAGCTTAAAGAAACTTGTTGCGGGCGCGGAGACGCACCaagcggcggtggcggcggcggcggaggcggCGACGACGACGAAGCGGACGGTGGGGACGAAGCTTGGCCGGCGCGGCTACTTCGGGGCGAGGAGCGTCGGCTCCGGCTTcggcagcagcggcggcggcgcaTCCCGGAGCGCCCCGCGCGCGGCCCCGATGCTGGACATGAGCGAAGCGCGCGCGCAGCCGCCCTGCAGCCCGTCGGGCACTGCCAGCTCCATGTCACACGTGGAGGACTCGGACTCGGATGCGCCGCCTTCGCCCGCCGGCTCTGAGGGTTTGGGCTGCGCGGTCGGCGTGAGCGGCGGCGGCCGGGGCAACGCGGGCGAGGCTGCGGCGGAGGAGCGCTTCCCGGCCTGCATCCGCGACGCCGTGTCGCAGGTGCTCAAAGGCTACGACTGGAGCCTGGTGCCCATGCCAgtgcgcggcggcggcggcggcgcgctTAAAGCCAAGCCACACGTGAAGCGCCCCATGAACGCCTTCATGGTATGGGCGCAGGCGGCGCGCCGCAAGCTGGCGGACCAGTACCCGCACTTGCACAACGCGGAGCTCAGCAAGACGTTGGGCAAGCTGTGGCGGTAAGCGGGCCAGGTGGGAGGGCGGCGGGCCAGACAAGGGAGGACAGCGGCGAGGGTCCCGGGTGGGTCCAAGCGGAAAAACACTCCCTGGCGAGCCGACTGGCGCCAGGTGCCGGGATCTGGGCGGGCAGAAGACAGGAGGAGAGTAGGCCCCCAGTGTACTCAGAGCCTGGAGTCCGATGCCCAGGGGAGCTGCTGGCGTGCGGAATGCGGGCACTGAAGCTGTGAAAGTCCCGCGTGCTGCGAGCGAGCTGCGAGGTTCGTGCCTTCCCGCTGAGAGGTCTGGAAACAAGGCTCAGCGCAGTGGGGAGCCGCCCTTTGGAGGTGTTCCTTTCATTGCGAAGGGTCTCCTCCCGGGCTCCCTGGCTCCTCCAAAGGCAGCCAGTGGCCCCCTCAGCAGGCCCCTTTCCACAGCTCTCCATCTCCTCTGCTTCCTCAGAGCCCCTTGAAAAGGAAGGGGTGAGACGAAGGGGCTCCCGCGGAGGCCAACTTGGTGCACACTGGCATGGTGAGGccgttttgttttgttctctgaaGGGGAAAGTAGGACATCAGCATGGCAGTGCAGTAGCTGTTCACAGTGCCCACCCCTGCCAGACGGCCTCTGCCTGGGTTTGAAGTGGATCTCTGGAATTGGGGTGCTGATTCTCTGTCTTCTGCTCCTGGTTTCTGAACCAGAGCTCAGAGCTTACCGGTCTCCAAGAGCACATAtatctccttcctgccttctgctcAAGCCTGGGGCACATCCGCCAATAGACCAAGCAGTGGCTGTGGCCCCGGGCAGTCCCCACACTCCCCACAATGCCCTGTCCTGCAGGCAGTTAGAGGCCAGCTTCTGGAAGGGTCTGAGGGGACAGTGTGTGTCTGCAAGTCTGGGAATGGCTTCATCTGCCCACCCAAGTCCCGGCACCATTCCCGGACGTCTCATTTTTGTCTCGGTGTAATTCTCAGTTGGATCCGGCCcctgtccatctgtaaaaagtaGAAAGCCCCAAAGGGAGGGACAGACACACCCTCGGAGGGGGAAGTAAAAGgaggaaggtggggagggagatgTGCAGGCCTGGCGCCAGCTGCTTGTCTGCCCATAACAATCCCACAGACCGGGCCAGCGTGGTCCTGAAGCTTGAGCTGCCTGTCCTCATGCTGGGGGAACACTTGGCATGAAGAGTGCATGCAGCAGGTTCCTGGTTTGGGGTTGGTCTGGGTCACTCTGAGAGTTTCCACAACGGTCCCGGTATCTGCCACCAGCTGTGCCACAGGCCAGTCTCAGGGTAGCATGTGTGCCGGTGCTGGGACACTGTGGGGCACGGGATACCCATGCTGGGTGCACCCCAACTCTGACGACTTGCTTGGCCCTACAGCCTGCTGAGTGAGACCGAGAAGCGCCCCTTTGTGGAGGAGGCTGAGCGGCTGCGGGTGCAGCACAAGAAGGACCACCCTGACTACAAGTACCAGCCACGCCGGAGAAAGAGCGTGAAGACCGGCCAGGGCGACTTGGACTCCGGTGCCGAGCTGGGCCACCACCTGGGCAGTGGTGCCATGTACAAGGCCGATGTGGGCCTTGGTGACATGCACCACCATGGCGACAACACAGGTGGGTCTGAGAGCCCCCACAAGGGGTGAGGGAGGCGGGCATTGTGGCTGTGACTATGATGATTGATAGGGGTGGATGGGGAGCAGGGATCACTCCAGTGTAGGTGCCCTTCTCCAGGTACCCGGAAAAAGCCCCCTGAGTGCCTGCTCACATGTTTCTGATACTCAGGGGGGGCTGCATAGCCCCTTCTAAGTGCTGATGGCCTGGTAACTTTGCTTGGGCCCTGTGACTTGAAATGTGGGGTTTTCTGAGAGTCAGTCCTGCCCAAGATGGTTCTCTCCCCCTGACCTCTGTGGGTTCTGTGGAGCACTCACTGCTGACCCCAGTGCCCGGCAGCCTCACCCTCATGCCATCTCCACTTGCAAATTCAAGCCACCCATATGGTGGTCAACAGCCCCAGATTCAGAATCAGGCTGGCCAGGTGGTGTCCCGGCTAGCAGAGCAGCCAGGGGCAAGTTGGTGACATCCCGTGAGCCTCAGTGTGCTCAGCTGGGCCATGGGGAGAAAGGTTTTGTGTGCATGAACCGTTGTGCACACAGGGCTCCGTGATCTGGAAGCATGCCCCAATGCCAGCTCTGGCCAGCCAGGACTGCTGGCTCCTCGCCCCACACCTTGATTTCCACAATGACGCTCTCGTCAGCCTCAAGCCTTCCCATGGAACGATGCTGCATGGGATTTTCTTGGGCAAGGAGTGAGGGAGGTCTGGGTCTGGCTTGGCTAAAATTTCTGCAAAACGTGAAGGAACAAAGAGCCGTTGCTCCCTACCTGCAGTGGTTAGTTTAGCCGTTGGTTGCCTCCCGCCCTGACGCCGCCAGCCCGCTGGCCTCGCTGGCCCCACCCGCCCCCCACAGAAGGGTCATTCATTCCTGAACATGCTGTCTCCGCAGGGCAGACCCATGGgccacccaccccccccaccacccccaagaCAGACCTGCACCACCCAGGTGGGGGTGGCGGCAAGCAGGAGCTTAAGCTGGAAGGTCGCCGCCTGGTGGACAGCAGCCGCCAGAACATCGACTTCAGCAATGTGGACATCTCAGAGCTGAGCAGCGAGGTCATCAGCAACATGGACACCTTCGACGTCCATGAGTTTGACCAGTACCTGCCCCTCAACGGCCATTCGGCCATCACCGCTGAGCCGGGCCAGGTGGCTGCTGGCTCCTATGGGAGCGCCTCCTACTCCCATGCAGGGGCGGCCACCAGGGGGGTGTCCCCAGCTTGGGCCCATAAGGGGGCCTCGTCAGCCTCAGCGTCGCCCACTGAGGCAGGCCCCCCACGGCCCCACATCAAGACAGAGCAGCTGAGCCCCAGCCACTACAGTGACCAGTTGCACGGCAACTCTCCCAGCCACGCTGACTACAGCTCCTACAGCGCGCAGGCCTGCATCACCACGGCTTCCCCCTCCGTGTCCTCTGGCTCCATCCCCGGCTCGCAGTGCGATTACACCGACCTGCAGGCCTCTGGTTACTATGGCCCGTACCCTGGCTACCCTTCCAGCCTGTACCAGTACCCCTACTTCCATTCATCCCGTCGGCCCTATGCCTCACCCCTGCTTAACGGCCTGTCCATGCCGGCTGCGCACAGCCCCACCAGTAACTGGGAGCAGCCCATGTACACCACACTGACCCGGCCCTGAGGGGACCTGTTCCTGGCCACAGGGAGGAGAGACCTGGCGAGGGAGGAGGACACTTTCTCTACAAAGAAAAACAGTCCTGGAAATCTTCCGGAAGATATGTGCTCAGGAGGGTGGAGGAAGCAGCCGCTGGCGTCTGCGGGGAAACCACGTTTGGTTACGGGTGTCCCTGTGCTTCCATATCTCCAGAGTCTCACCGAGACagctatttcttccttttccctccctctctgcaATGACGGGCTGGTGACTCCAAGATGAAGGATGGCCACCCGGTCACTGTTCCAGAGGACCCTGGACACCAGCACATTGGCTTCGTGTCTCTGTCCATGCAGGACAGCCATTCACAGCACAGAGAATACAGGTGCCGGCTGCATTATGGAGGCCTGGAGGATCTCCGGGACTGGCTGATGATGTTATCAGGGCAACTACAGATCACCTGGGATTCACCACGCGAGCATCTCTTGGGACCAACCAACCCGTGTGCACTGAGGCGTTTCTTGTAGTCAGAGCTCTTCCAAGCAAGGTTTGACAGTGATTAacactcattttttattttggaagcATAAAAGTGTTTGGTTCATTTTGAACGCTATTGAAAATGTATT includes the following:
- the SOX8 gene encoding transcription factor SOX-8, whose product is MLDMSEARAQPPCSPSGTASSMSHVEDSDSDAPPSPAGSEGLGCAVGVSGGGRGNAGEAAAEERFPACIRDAVSQVLKGYDWSLVPMPVRGGGGGALKAKPHVKRPMNAFMVWAQAARRKLADQYPHLHNAELSKTLGKLWRLLSETEKRPFVEEAERLRVQHKKDHPDYKYQPRRRKSVKTGQGDLDSGAELGHHLGSGAMYKADVGLGDMHHHGDNTGQTHGPPTPPTTPKTDLHHPGGGGGKQELKLEGRRLVDSSRQNIDFSNVDISELSSEVISNMDTFDVHEFDQYLPLNGHSAITAEPGQVAAGSYGSASYSHAGAATRGVSPAWAHKGASSASASPTEAGPPRPHIKTEQLSPSHYSDQLHGNSPSHADYSSYSAQACITTASPSVSSGSIPGSQCDYTDLQASGYYGPYPGYPSSLYQYPYFHSSRRPYASPLLNGLSMPAAHSPTSNWEQPMYTTLTRP